AACATACTGTAAAATAATGTATTCATAATTTCTAAAAGTCCTATTGCTATAAAAATAAAAATTGTTACTATAACCAAAATCATTTTCTTTCTCTTCATAACAACCCCCACCAATATTTAAATCTTTATTTAATTCATTTTATCATTTTATATAATTGGATCTAATAATAGCGGAAAAACGGCTCAAACGGATGTTGCCAAAATACTTATAGAAACAGGTTTTGTCTAAGCCTGTAGAGGATAGTTTATTAGTTAAAGATGCATATCAAAATGAAGTAGCCAAGGCAATTGCTACACTAATTCTTAAAAACTTAGAAATAACTAATATATATATTCATAATGAACTAGTACCTAAAAAAAATTATTCTAAACTATTATTTATGATAGATATTTTCAATATTTTTCGGTATATCACTTTTATTTATTTTAACTATATTCACGAAACAGTGTTCAATATTATCAATGTTTTGAGCGTAAATGCCATTATTTACAAAATAAATTGTTGCTTCTAACTTCCTATTTTTAACAATTAAACCGTTAAGTTTAGTTTCTTTTGCATATATGGAACTTGGTGGAAATTCTCCATCATAAATTAAACTTTCTGTTGCGAAGTTAACAGATATAGTATATTTAATGCCCGGTAAAAATTTATCCATAAAATTATGCCAATCCTCTTCAGTGTCTATAACGAGTGATTTCTGTGGATAGTTAATAGCAAGATTCTGCTTCATCGTAGCAAAACCTCTATAAAAATATTCATATTTAATATTTGGTGAAGCTAATGAGGAACTAACAGTGTCGGTTTTATAGTTAGAGGTTACATTTTTAGTATTACACGAAACAAATACTAGCATTATAAGAAGGAGAATTGTGGTCAACATTACTTTTTTCATAAACTACCGCCTAAAATATTATTTTTAATATTTATGATTATGACATAAATTCTATATAGAAATTAAAATAGGTTTTATTAATTATACTTCAAAATTTATACAAATACTTAAAAATTTGGATATAAACTCTAATTATGAGTATATTAATATATTTATACTAGGTTAGATAATTATAAACCAGAAGTTAATATTGACAACATTAACAATTTTTGATATATTTAAAAACAATAAATATTATTTGAAATTTTGTAGGATTCCGCAGTTTAAAATTAATAACTGGTGGTACAAGATAAAACGCACAGTTTAACCGTATTCACGGAAGGACAAAAGCCTTGGAGGTATTTTAAAACATTACCCTTGGCTTTTTTATTTTTAATAGATTTATAAGTGGGGTAGAACCCATAAAAAAGGGAAGGGTGAAAACAAGATATGTCAGAAAAAATATTAACAATGAGATTATTAAACGAAAAATTTGCTGTTTGTAGATTAAATAAAAATGAGTCAATGCCTAAATGGGTAAAAAACAGCAGTTTTTATTCTATAACAAAAACATCAGATGAATTATCAATTGTATGCTCTCAAGATAGTATACCGAGTAATATAAAGTGTGAAAAAAATTGGAGGATTTTAAAAGTTGAGGGACCATTAGATTTTTCGCTAATTGGTATTATTTCATCAATTAGTACTATATTGGCACTAAAAAGAATTAGTATTTTTGCTGTTTCCACCTATGATACAGATTATATACTTGTTAAAAATAAAGATATAGATAATACCATATTGGCATTATCAAATGAAAGATATGAAATTATAAATCAAGAAAATTTGTTATAGCATTACAAAAAAAGCAATATAGGTACGTATATTTATTAGGCTATAGCATAGGTGCAACAATTGCATGGTTATGTAGCGGCGAAGATATTAAAGGATGCTTCTTCATAGGGATTGTTATGGAACTAGAAAATTATGAAGTAACCTAAAGGCGAAAGGAGTATGTTTATGAAAAAAATTCTTTGTTTTATTTCAGATGAATTTGCAGATTTTGAGATTACATTAGTGCTCCATAAAATTAGAAATGTCGGTAAAAGGCACATAGTCACAGTTGGATATAATCATAAATTAGTTGTTAGTGAATCGGGGCTTTGTTACAAACCTGATTTAACATTGAATGAGGTAATAAAACTTGATGATGTTGAAGGGCTTATTATACCTGGAGGTCCAATCCGTAATCAACAGGAAGAACTTACTAAACTAATTCTTAAGCTTGATCAAGAAAAAAGAATGATTGCAGCCATATGTAATGGTTCACAATATCTTGGAAGAGCTGGTATATTAAATAAATGTAAATTTACCACTTCTTGTTCATTAGAAAGAATTGAAGCGCTTGGTGTAGTGGACCCATTTCCACGTGAAAACTATGAAGATAGTAGGGTGGTAACAGACAAGAATATTATAACGGCCAAAGGACGTGCATTTGTAGATTTTTCTTTTGCTGTATTTGATTATTTAAATATTTATGAAGGACAGTACACAGAAAAGGAAAAGTTGTTTATAGATATAATGAATAGATAGTTTTTTATATTGACTTTTTTTGAAAAAGTAGTACCATGTTGGTATAGTACGAAACAAGAACTATATTATTGTATTACTATTATTTAGAGGGGGATCTTATATGAAAAGTAATAAAGATGTTTTTAAAGAGAATTCAAAAATAAATTTTAATAAACAAGCTGAATCTTACGATGAGAGTCACGATGGGAAATTTGTAGCTCCGATGTATAATGAAATTATTAGCAGAATAATGCTTATTAAGCCTGAAAAATTATTAGATGTTGGATGTGGCACCGGAAATGTATTGATGAAATTAGTTGGAAATAATATAGAATTATATGGATTAGATCTTTCAGAAAAAATGATTGAGGTTGCCCAAAAAAATCTTGATAATAGAGCTGAATTAAGAGTTGGTGATTCAGAATGTATGCCTTGGGGAAATAATACTTTTGATGTAATTGTATGCAATGCATCATTTCATCATTATCCAAACCCAGAAAAGACACTATTAGAGATGAAAAGAATATTAAAATTTAATGGAACATTAATTATTGGAGATCCAACTTCACCAGTAGTTATTAGAAAAATATTAAATTTATATTGTAAAAGAAGTAGTAGTGGCGATTATAAAATATATTGCAAGAAAGAAATTGAGAAACTTTTGATAAAGTGTGGATTTAAGCCATCTAACTTTAAAAAAATAAATAATAAAAGTTTTGCTATTAATGCTAATATAAAAAAATAAGTAATAAACATAAAACAAATTTTGGAGTGATTATATGGATCAAGAATATAAAAGGCAAGTAGATGAATTAAATAAATTATGGCATTTTATGATAGTATCATCTAATTATAAGGATATAGAATCAAAGTTTTTGAGAATACAAGGACTAAGAAATAATGAACTTACAATACTAAGAATTATTTCTGAAAAAGAAAATGTTATTATAAAAGATATATTAGAAGTCTTAAATGTACCTAAAAGTACATTAACTAGCATGATTGATAGATTAGAAAAGCGCAATCTTATTATTAGAACTCTTAGTAATAAGGATAGACGATCCTATAAGTTAGAACTTACTAAGGAGGGTAATATGGCCCAAGAGGAACATAGTAAATTTGAGGAAGAAGTTTACGGGAAAATAATGATTTCTTTAGATACTTATGAGGATAGAGAAAATTTATTAAAACTTATAAGAAAAATGGCATACAATATTTCTAACTAATTATTAGATATTGTAAACTATTTTAAATAGTACAAAATATATAAAATTAAGCAATTTGGAGGATAAATGAATATAGGATTAATTAGACATTTTAAAGTTAATTGTTCTACAAAGATGTTTATGACATCTGCTGATTTTAAGCAATGGGTAAAACAATATGATAACAGTGATGTTATAGAAAATAAATTTAAAATAGGAGATATAAAATGGGATAAATGTTTTTCAAGTGATTTATCAAGAGCCATTAAAACTTCTCAATCTATTTTCAAAGGTGAAATAATTAAAACTAAATTATTAAGAGAAGTTCCTATAGCACCAATATTTAATACTAATATAAAAATTCCTTATATATTTTGGTGTATAAGTGGGAGATTTGCCTGGTTTTTTCAGTGCAAATCTCAAATAGAGAAGAAAAAAGATACCCAAAAACGTGTGAATGAGTTTTTGGATAGTATAAAGGATGAATCAAGTAATAATATATTAATTGTTTGTCATGGTTTCTTTATGAATACATTACAAAAGGAACTTAAAAGTAGGGGCGTTACTGGACGAACTATAAGAACACCTAAAAATGGTACATTGTATTTATATAAAAAATAGATTATTTTTGTTTCACATTAATAATACGTTCCAAAGTTAAGAAAGTGTATGATGTTGTTTTATCATCATTGATGAACCCAGTTTCTTCTTCCCTGCAATTCCATTCTGAATAGTCTAGCGTAGGAAAAAAAACATCAGCATTATATTCTTTATGTACTTTTGTTAAATGTATCTTATTACAATAAGGCAATAATAACTTGTAAATTGAGCCACCACCTATAACAAAGTATTCTTCACTGTCTTTCATAAATGCGAATAACTCTTCCTTAGAATTAAA
This window of the Clostridium estertheticum genome carries:
- a CDS encoding ACT domain-containing protein — encoded protein: MSEKILTMRLLNEKFAVCRLNKNESMPKWVKNSSFYSITKTSDELSIVCSQDSIPSNIKCEKNWRILKVEGPLDFSLIGIISSISTILALKRISIFAVSTYDTDYILVKNKDIDNTILALSNERYEIINQENLL
- a CDS encoding DJ-1/PfpI family protein, which translates into the protein MKKILCFISDEFADFEITLVLHKIRNVGKRHIVTVGYNHKLVVSESGLCYKPDLTLNEVIKLDDVEGLIIPGGPIRNQQEELTKLILKLDQEKRMIAAICNGSQYLGRAGILNKCKFTTSCSLERIEALGVVDPFPRENYEDSRVVTDKNIITAKGRAFVDFSFAVFDYLNIYEGQYTEKEKLFIDIMNR
- a CDS encoding class I SAM-dependent methyltransferase; this encodes MKSNKDVFKENSKINFNKQAESYDESHDGKFVAPMYNEIISRIMLIKPEKLLDVGCGTGNVLMKLVGNNIELYGLDLSEKMIEVAQKNLDNRAELRVGDSECMPWGNNTFDVIVCNASFHHYPNPEKTLLEMKRILKFNGTLIIGDPTSPVVIRKILNLYCKRSSSGDYKIYCKKEIEKLLIKCGFKPSNFKKINNKSFAINANIKK
- a CDS encoding MarR family winged helix-turn-helix transcriptional regulator, producing the protein MDQEYKRQVDELNKLWHFMIVSSNYKDIESKFLRIQGLRNNELTILRIISEKENVIIKDILEVLNVPKSTLTSMIDRLEKRNLIIRTLSNKDRRSYKLELTKEGNMAQEEHSKFEEEVYGKIMISLDTYEDRENLLKLIRKMAYNISN
- a CDS encoding phosphoglycerate mutase family protein, translated to MNIGLIRHFKVNCSTKMFMTSADFKQWVKQYDNSDVIENKFKIGDIKWDKCFSSDLSRAIKTSQSIFKGEIIKTKLLREVPIAPIFNTNIKIPYIFWCISGRFAWFFQCKSQIEKKKDTQKRVNEFLDSIKDESSNNILIVCHGFFMNTLQKELKSRGVTGRTIRTPKNGTLYLYKK
- a CDS encoding dihydrofolate reductase; translated protein: MLTFIVAIGDNFAIGKNNDLLWHFSKDLKRFKQITSGNTIIMGRKTFESLPGILPSRHHIVITKNKDFVINDERVTIFNSKEELFAFMKDSEEYFVIGGGSIYKLLLPYCNKIHLTKVHKEYNADVFFPTLDYSEWNCREEETGFINDDKTTSYTFLTLERIINVKQK